The region CTACGGTTCCTGTTAAGGTAAACTTGGGACAGATGAACTTTGTGAAGCCGAACTCAAAGCCCCTTAAAATTCCTATCCAGCTGTTCTGGTAAAGCAGTGCACCGTAGGCTCTGAGACCCTCCTCAAACCAGCGGTCCCTTATGAGACCCACCTTGAGAAGGTGGCCCCTGTCTTTTCCGTTCCTTTGAAGGTCGGTTATTGAGTAGTTTCCGAAGAGCTGCCAAGTTCTGTTAAGCTGGTAGTAGGCGCTCTGTGTAAACCTCAGCTCCCTGCCTTGGGGAGAGAAGAGGTGGAATATAGTGTTCTCGTAGCGGTTATCGTAGTAGGTGTAGCTGCCGTTGTAGTATTCAAACTCTGAAGTGAGCCTGGTTCTTATAGAGGGGAAGAGGTTGACTCCGAAGTTTGCGCTCACCCACTTACCGTTGGCAACGTCGTACTCGAACCGGCTGAACTGGGAGATTTTGGGCGTTAGGTATTTAAAGTTACCGACTGCTACCGAGCTCTTCTGGACGTGCCCTCCGTGCCTGAGGTGCTCAAAACCCAAAAAGAGCCCGTTGTAGTCGAACCTGAATCCCCCGAGGAAGTCGTCTCCGCTGGGGGAGTTCGGCTCAAAGTAGCGCGGTTTTCCTACGTAGAAAACGTATCTGACCTTACCGGTTTTCCCCTGGTACCTAACGGCGTCTGCTATGTAGGTTTCAAAGCCTTCAGATATGAACTGACGACCTACGGTTAAAACGTTGTCTTTTCTCTTATCGAAGGGAACTTCCACGTAGAGCTGGTAGATGTCTACGTTCCAGTCGGTTCCGTAGCCGAGGTCTTTCCAGAGCTTACCGTAGAAGTGCAGCTCGGAGTTTCCCTTAAGGTCTCTAACGTCCAGCTTCAGGTAGTTGTCGAAGGGGATTGAGTCTCGGTCGTATATGTCCTGTCGGAACTCGATTTGGGTTTTAAGCTCCCCCTCGTACCCCGGGACCTTTATGGCTGCCTGTGTTTGTGTTGCAGAAAGGAGCCCTATCCCCGAGGCGATAACCGCCAGAGCTGCTCTCTCTATCCCCACGTTAATCCCTCTCTGCTGAAGCTGTGTTTTAAAATACTACATAACCGGATAATTCGCTGTCAAGTTTTTAAGAAAATACCTCATTCCTAATCTACTGATTAGCATATCAAGGCCAGCTGAGGGGAAGAACTTCCACCTGCTCACCTGCCTTGACCTCCCCCCTGTGGGCTTCAACCACCGCGAGTCCGTCGCAGAGGGCCATAGATGTGTAGTTTGCAGTCTGTTGACTGCCTGCGTTCTTTACGGTGATTTTACCGTTTTCTTGGTGGATTGTAACTCTTACGAAGTCCACTCGCCCCTCCCGGGAGTGGAGCTTCTCGGCCGCCGTTGCCTTTATGTACCTGTTCTCTACATCGCTCCTTCCGGCCAGCTTTCTAACTGCCGGTAACAGGAACTCAAGGGCGTTCACTGTGGTTGCGGCCGGGTATCCGGGAAGGCCTATTAAGGTTTTTCCTTCTTTAACGGCAAAGAGCAAGGGCCTTCCGGGCCTTATGTTCGTGGAATTGAAAAACACTTTGAAGCCGAGTTCCGGAACTGCCCTTTTTACAAAGTCAAACTTGCCCTTAGAGATGCCGCCTGTGGTCACTACAAGGTCTGCGTTCTCTGCTGCCTCTTCTATCACGGTTTTTAGCTTCTCCGGAGAGTCTTCAACTGTTCCCATGTACACCGTTTCGACCCCTTCACTCTCCAGTAACCCTTTTAGGAGGTAGTAGTTTGTGTTCCTTGCGGCCCCGGGCTTTGAAGAGTGGTAAGGTTCAAGTATCTCGTTGCCGGTTGTTATGAGGGCCACCTTGGGTCTCCTGAAGACCTTTACTGTATAGATGCCCACGTGGGCGATGAGGGCCACTTTCCTGGGTGTTAAGAGCTCTCCCTCTGAGAGGATTTTCTCTCCTTTTTTAGCTTCGCTCCCCCTGTAGTTTATTAGTTGGCCCGGCTTTACCGCTTTTTCAATCACTACGGAGCTTCCCTTCTGGAGCGTATCTTCCACCCTGACTACTGCATCTGCCCCTTCCGGGACTATGCCGCCGGTCATCACAAATGCGGCCTCTCCCGGCCCTATGGGGGCTACAGGCTCTTTTCCGGCCTCTACGGTTTCCACTACCTTGAGCTCTGCCGGAAGCTCCCTGCAGGAGCTACTTACAACTGCAAAGCCGTCTACTGCAGAGAGGTCGGCGTTGGGTAGCTCTTCCGGGGAGAAGAGGTTTTCCCCCAGGACTCTGCCGTAACACTCGTGGAGCGTTTTTACCTCTTTCCCCACCGGTTTAACGTGAGAGAGTATAAGGCGCAGGGCCTCTTCCCTTGTTACTTTCATCACTCTCCTCCTTAAGGTCTGCCGAAAGGACAGATGGGGAATACACACACCGGGCAGCTGTGGCATAGGCCTCCGTGGCTTTTTGCGGCAACTTCCCCTTTGGAGATTCTCTCTCCAACCAGGAGCTTCGGTAGCCATATGTCAAAGGAGGTTGCCTTGAAGAAGAGGGCTGCAGCAGGAACTGCCACAACCGGTTTCCCCTTTACCCAGCCCATTGTCAGCATATTCCCCGGCTGGATTGGATTCCCCCTGATGAAGTTCTCCGCTCCGGCCTCCCTCAGTGCCCTGTAGGTAACGTCGTCGGGGTCTACCGAGGTGCCTCCCGTGAGTATTACTATATCGAACTTCTGGGCAAACTCTTCTATCTTCTGCCTTATCCTCTCTTTGTCGTCGGGGAGTATCACCCTCTTAGCCACCTGGCACTTGAAAAATTCAAGTTTCGGCTTAAGTCTTTCGTAGAACTTGTCCTCTATGCGGCCGCTGTACACCTCGTTACCGGTTATTATGAGGCCTGCCTTTTTCTCTGTAAACGGAATTACCTTCATTATTCCGCCTTTTGCGAGCTCTACGGCCTCCTCTACCTCTTTCCTTGGGGCCACAAGCGATATTATCCTGACGGCCGCCACTTTTGTTCCGGGCTTAACGTACATATCGGAGTGGATTGTGGGACACGAGGGTTCCCCTATGGAGTTGAAGGCTATCAGCTTCTCTACATCTACCTTGAAGAGGCCGAAAACCGATGAGTAGATGTTTACCTTGCCCTCTTTCGGCTGGCTGTCCCTGTAGAGGTTTTCCCCCATTAGGGCATCTGCGAGCATTACGGCGGCTTCATCTTCGTGGATTTCGTCTTCTGAAAGCTCCAGAACGTAGATGTGCTCTTTCCCCAGCTTTTTCAGTTTCTCAACGTCTTCCTCCCTGATTACGTGGCCCTTTTTGAAGGCCCTGCCCTTAAAGTTCCTCTCAAGGTCCACTTCTGTTATGTCGTGGGCGAGAACGAGTCCCACTGCCTCTTCCACTTTTACCAGTCTCTTCATGGTTCCTCCTTTAAAACCGGTAGCAGTTGTGGTGATAGGTAAAAGGTTGCAACCCTACCGGGCTCCAAGAGCTTATTGGGCAGAAGCGAAGGGGGAAGGTGGAGCTCAACTTCTCTCCCCTCAAAGAGGGCCGTTACTTGGGTGGTGCCCCTACGGAGCTTCACCTCTTTAACTTTGAGCTCCAGCCTGTTTGTCTCTTGGGCCGGGTTCAGGGCAACCGAGAAGGGGAGGACCGATACGAGCACCTTTTCTCCCCTCTTGAAGGGTCCCTTCCTGCACTTTATCCTCTTTCCCCCTGCCGTTTTTACAACCGTTTGGTTGCCGTTGACCTCGCACACGGTTGCTTCTATGAAGCACCGGTGGCCGAGGATTTCCGCCACTCGCTTGCTCCCCGGCGATAGGTATATCTCCCTCGGCTCTCCCTGGGCCAGGGTTTTGCCGCCGTCCATGACCACTACTTGGTCTCCCAGCTCGAAGGCCTCGTCTATGTCGTGGGTTACAAGGAGTGTGGGTAGGGAGAACTCTCTGATTATTCTGAGGATTTCTCTGTGAAGCTCCTCCTTCAGGCCGGCGTGAAGCGCTGAAAACGGCTCATCCAGCAGTAGGAGTTCTGGTTCTGCTGCAAGAGCCCTTGCAAGGGCAACCCTCTGTTTCTGCCCTCCCGATAGCTGGCTCGGGAGTTTCTCCTTCAGGTGCTCTATCTGGAGGAGTTTGAGTAGCTCGTTGGCAAGCTCCCGCCTCCTGCAGCCGTAAGTTACGTTTGCCCATACGTTTAAGTGGGGGAATAGGGCAAAGTCTTGAAACAGAAAACCCACTCTCCTGTGTTGGGGTTTGAGGTTTATGCCCTCCTCGGAGGAGTAGAAGACTTTTCCGTTAACCTCTATGTGGCCGCTATCTGGCTTCACAACTCCCGCAACGCAGTTGAGAGTAAGGCTCTTTCCCGAGCCCGACGGAGCAAAGAGGACAGTCACGAGCCCCTCGGACTTAAAAGAGACGTTAAGGTTAAACTTCGGAAGGCGTTTCTTTACCCTAACCTCTACCACTGCTTGCTCCGGTTCGAGAGTCGGTTGATTGCGTAGATGGTTACGAGGGCTATGGCTGCGGTAACTGCGGTCAGCAGGTTTGCCCTTTCAAAATCGCCGTTGGATACGGAGCTGTATATCTCGAGTGGAATGGTGTTTGTTTTGAACGGTATGTAGCCGGCCAACATCAGCGTTGCGCCGAACTCCCCGAGGGCCCTTGCAAAGGATAGAATTACGGCCGCCACTATCCCCCGCTTTGCGAGGGGGAGCACAATCCTGAAGAAGGTGTTTACCTCTCCCTTTCCCAGCGTGTAGGAGACCGTAAGGAGCCTCTTATCTACGGCCTCTATTGCCGCCCTTGCGCTCTTTACAAATATGGGAAAGGAGGCCACGGCTGCCGCAACTACCGCCGCGTACCAGGTGAACACTATCCCCTTGTGAAACAGTGTGTAGAGAAGCTCCCCGATTGGTCCTTTCCTGCCGAGCAGCAGTAGCAGTATGTAGCCGGTTACCGTCGGCGGAAAGACAAGGGGCAGTGTGATGAGGGCATCTACGGCGTTTTTAAAGGGGAAATCCCTTGTTGCGAGCATGTAGGCCAGGGGGGTTCCTAAGAGCGTAACTATGGCGGTTGACGAGATTGCCACCTTTAAAGAGAGCTTCACCGAAAAGAGGGCCAGGGGGTCCAGTCCCACTACGGCCTCCTGAATCCGAAACGTTCCATCTCTCTCTCTGGGAGGCTATGTAGCGTGTTCAGGAATGCTTCGGCCTCTTTAACGTTCCCCCCTTTAACGGCGGCCCCGTAAAAGATTGCCGGCGAGTGGCTCTTTTCGGGAAGCACCTTAAGTAGCTTTACGCTCTTTTTGAACTTTAGGTAGTCGGACAGGTAGACGATTCCGGCGTCTGCGTTCCCGGTTGCCACCCAAACTGCAACCTGCCTGACGTTTGGGGCAAACACGAGCCTGTTTTTGAGTTCTCCATAGAGCTTCAAGTTCTTTAAAGCCTCTAACGCGTACCTTCCCACTGGGGCCGATTTATCGCCTACGGCTATGGTTTTGGCCTCTTTTAGGCTCTTGATTTTTGAGTCCTTCGGAACGATTACAACCAGCTGGGTTTTTGCCACCGGTTCTATCGAGCTTTCTACGAGCAGCCCTTTCTTTTTTAGGTACTCTACCCACCTTTTGTTGGCCGAAAGGTAAACGTCGGCTGAAGCTCCCTCCTCTATCTGTTTGGCCAACCTTCCGGAAGAGGAGAAGTTGAATACAACTCTTCCCTTAAAGTGGTTGGCGGCATCTTTTGCGAGGTCCCTCATCCCCATGGCGCAGAACACCCAAACCTCCTTTGCGCCGGCATCAGAGAGCCAGAGGGCAACAAGCAGCAGGCTCAGCAGTAGCTTCAGCCTTTTCACGCTCCACCTCCTTACCCGTAAAATTAAAAAAGGGTCAGCCCCGAGCCGGAACTGACCCTTTTTTGGCGGGTTCCTTTCCAAGCCCGGGAGGCACAGCCGTTTCCAGCTGTACCCTATCGGTCTGGCACCGTAGGCTGTAGCCCTTAGGTAACCAGACTCGGAACCCGAGTCACGATTATACAACAACTTGTGTTAGAATGGCTAAAAATAAAAACTCTTCGGAGGGACACCTTGAAGGCGATAATCCTTGCAGGGGGTTCGGGAACGAGGCTTTTTCCACTCTCCCGTAACAACTACCCGAAACAGTTCATAGAGCTTATCTCCGGGAAATCCTTCTTTCAGGACACGGTAGAGCGTTTCCTGACCTTTTTGTCCCCCCAAGACCTTCTCGTCTCAACGAGGAAAGACTATGCCTTCCTCGTTAAGGACCAGCTTGAGCAGATAGGGGTTGATAACTCCCGGGTTTCGCTGGTTCTAGAGCCGTCCAGCAGAAATACGGCTCCGGCTATAGCTTTAGCGGTAAGGGCCCTCCTTGAGGAGGGGGCGTCTGCAGACGAGGTGGTTTTTGTTGCTCCGTCGGACCACTTCATCAGGCCGAAGGAGGCTATAAAAAACCTCTCTGTAGAGGTTGAGGAGGCCGCGAAGGCGGGATACATAGTGACCTTCGGTATAAAGCCGACCAAGCCCGAAACGGGCTACGGTTACATCCTCCTCGGAGAAAAGGTTAAGGGTAACGTTTACAGGGTGGAGCGCTTTGTAGAAAAACCCAACTTTGAAAAGGCCCTTGAGTACGTCTCTTCTGGCAACTACTACTGGAACTCCGGTATGTTTGCCTTTACCGTAGAGACCTTTACGTCCGAGCTTAAGAGGTTCGCTCCTGAAATCTACGAAGTGATTTTCGGGGGTACCTTCCAGGAGGCCCTCGAACGGTTCGATACCCTTCCCGATATCTCCATCGACTACGCCGTTATGGAGAAGACCGACAGGGCCGCCGTTATTCTGTGTGACTTTGTGTGGTCCGACGTGGGGTGTTGGGATTCAATCTACGACCTGCTTCCAAAGGACTCCAACGGTAACGTGAAGGACGATAAAACCTTCCTCCTTGAGACCAAGAACAGCCTGGTTCTCAACAGGGACTTTGAGGGCGATAGGTTAATCGTGACGGTAGGCCTTGAAGATGTTATGGTTGTCGGGACAAAGGATGTGACCCTTGTGGCCAAGAGGGGTGAGAGTCAAAAAGTTAAAGAGATTGTTAAAGCTTTAAAGGCCGACCCGGAGTTTGCCCGCTACGCCATGACCCATCCCCTCGTTTACAGGCCGTGGGGCCACTTTATAGAGCTCGGCAGGGGTGAGCGTTACAAGATAAAGAGGATTACCGTTAAGCCCGGCGGTAAGCTCAGCTACCAGATGCACTACCACAGGAGCGAGCACTGGATAGTGGTTAAGGGAACTGCTAAGGTCACCATAGGGGACCAGGAGATGTTCGTCCACGAAAACGAGAGCGTTTTCATACCCAAAACCACTCCCCACAGGCTTGAGAACCCCGGAAAGGTTCCCCTCGAGGTTATAGAGGTTCAGGTTGGTGAGTACCTGGGAGAAGACGATATCGTAAGGTTCCAGGACGACTACGGAAGGGCTTAACGCCCTTCCTTTAACACCCTGACAACCGTTACCAGCCTACGCTCTATCAGGTTTTTACAGTAGTTTTCCCTTTTTCCTGCGTTTATTATCGCCAGTGCGTCTTCCCTCGTATTTACGAGGGAGGCGAGGTTAAACATCAGCATTGCGGCCCTCGGGGCCTTGTGAAGGCCTGCCTCGTAGGCAAGGCAGAAGCTTAAGGGGAAGTTACTTTTACCCAGTTTCATGGCTACAACCATGTAGCTCCTGTACCTTACCTGTCCCGAGAGCAGAAGTTTTGTGGGTACGAACCTTGCAAGCTGGGCTATCTCGTTATAGGTGGGTATGTATCCCATCTCTATCGCCTGCGAAAGGTAACTCCCCGCCCTTTGGTAGTTGTTTAGGTTCATCTCGATTCTCGTCAGTAGCACCAGGCCCTTCACCTGGCTGGGAACGAGTCTGTGGTACTCCTCTGCCAGCGGTAGGGCCTCTTTGGGCCTGTTGAGGAAGTTGTAAAGCCTTGCGAGCCTGTAGTAACCGTCTACACAGCCGTTTTCAACGGCCAGTTTGTAGTGGAACTCGGCTTTTTTAAAGTCTATCGGAAGGTCCCCGTAGTCCCCTTCGTATATGGCCCCGAGGAGTATTGCTGCAAAACAGTAACCTTCCTCCTCCCACTCTTTTAGTAGTTTGATTGCCAACTCTTCCCGGTTGTGGTTTATCAGGTAGAGGGCGTAGAGCCTCATGGCCGGCGTGTACCTGAGCTTCGCAGCTTTCTCTATCCAGTAGAGGTACTTCTCCTCGTTGCCGGCGCTGAGGTAGAGCTTCGCCAGGGCAACCATAGCTCTCGGTACCCCCTTTACCTTTGCGTAGTAGTAGAGCACTGCGCCGGCAATTTGGGGGTTTTTATCTTTGAGGAACAGGGCCAGCTCTATTTCCGCCTTGGTATTACCGTAGCTGCACGCCTCTTCAAGGAGTTTAAGGGCCTTTTCCGGGTTGTACTTTAGAAGTTCCATCCCCCTTTTGAAGAGTACTTCTGACGGGTTTTCCTTTGTGGCTTTCACTTCTACTCCGTAGAGCTCCTTTAGGCGGCGAAGCTCTTTCCTCTCTTGTTCCATCTGCGGCGGAGCCGGGCACCTGCCTGCCGCCCCGTACAGCCGTTGAAGGTCTGCTATTGCCGGCTTTACGCCCAGTTTGGCAAACCGCAGGATGGTTTTAAAGTCGCCGCAGCTGTTACCCGAAAGCTCCCACTTTACCCTGGCTACCCGATACTGTGCCTCAAGGAGCGGAAGGGCCCTTTCGTACCACCTGAGGGCGGTTAACAGGTACTCTTTCCTCTCTGCCTGAAGTTTCAGTTTTGCCTTAAAGAACTCCTCGGGTGTTTTTGCCGTGACAATCGGGCAGTAGCTCAGTTTAAGGCTTTTGGCCCGAATTTCGTAAATCTTTCCCAGTTTAAGAGCGGCCTCTTTATCCCCGTACTTTACGTAGAGCTCTTCCAGGAGCTTCTCTGCCTCGGAGAGTTTCCCCTCCCTTATAAGCAGTGAGGCAAGCGTCAGGCCCGCCTTTTCAATCCCCGCCTTGTAGGCCTTCTCTAAGAGCTCCTCGGCCCTTTTAACGTTTCCCTTCTCAAGGTAGTAGTTTGCAAGGAGTTTGTAGAGCTGAGGGTTCTGCCGGGCAAGTGCTAACGCTTGCCCGATTACCCTCTCGTTTACCCGGTTGTTCTTTATCAAGGTTTTGATGAGAAGCTCCTGTGCTCCCGGAACTCCCTCTTCTGAGGCGAGCCTTAGGTACTTTATCGCCTTATTAACTTCTCCTTCCTTTAAGTAGAACTTCGCTATATCCAGTAACGCCTTCTTAATCCCCTTCTCGTAGGCGAGCTCCAAGAACTTCACTCCCTCTTCGGGGGGCACCCCCTTAACTTTACCCTCTACAATTAGCTTCCCGTATAGGTAGTAGGCCTGTGGAAAGCCCCTTTTCACGAGGGGTCTAAGCTCTTTGACTGCTGCCGGGTAGTTGCCCTGAGCGTAGTACTCTTTTGCCAGCTTTATGTCTGCACAGGAGCTTATAAAGGCCACGCTCAGCCCTAAGATAAGTAGAGCAAGCCGTTTCATCACCAGTACCTCTTTATTCTTAAGAAGACGCCGTAGGCGTTCCACTGGTCGAGCTTCCCGGAATAAGCCCCTCCCGGGATAAACAGGGTGCCGGCGGCAACGTACCTCCAGCGTCCGTTGCCGGTTATCTCTCCATCGATGAGCAGGTCGAGCTCTGTTCCCAGGTCTCTGCTTTTACCGTTGGGAGCTATGAAGTACCTCGAGAAGGGAGCGTAGGGGGAGATTTTGTACTGCAGGTACTTGATGAGGTTTGCTTCCAGCCAAGTATCTTCCCCTACCTTGTAGCCTCCAAAGAGCGAAAGGAGCACCAGGTTGTTTAGGTCGGGGTTTGCAAGCTCCCCGTAGTACCTGATTCTGTTGGGCCCAAACAGGTAAGACATTGATGTTGAGATTTTGGGGAGGTAAAAGTTCGTGCTCCCCGTTCTGCTGTTACTTCCCTGACCAACTGCAAACCGGAAGCCCACTCCTTTGTTTCTCTCATCACCGAGGAGTCTCTTTGCACCGATTTCCGCCCCTATACCGTGAACGCCCTTGTAGTACGTTGCGGTGACAACCTTGTAGGCCGTACAGTCCTGCTCGATTGAGTCTGTGAAGCCCCTTTTGCCCCACATGTAGCCCAAGTCCAGCCAGTAGCTGCCCCACTCCTTCTCTCCCTTTAGCCTCACTCCGAGCCAGTTGAGGTTCTCTTTCGGCCTTACCCCTTTCCAAACGCTGGGGTCGTTGAGGTTTGAGAACCTCTTCTTGTACTCCTTTATGAAGAAGAAGCCCAAGTGTTGCCTGTAGTAGTACTGGTAGTCTGCCCTGGCCACCAAGTACCTGTAACCTTGCAGGTTTATCCTCTCCTCGCTACTGCTCACCCTTGAGTCGCTGAACCTGCCTCCTGCAAACAGGTACCAGTTCAGTAAGGTGCTCTGGTATCTGAGCCTTAAGCCGTCTAAGTAGTTCCTGTACCAAAAGCCCCTCGGCTCAAGTAGCGGCATTCTACCCAGCGAGAGGTCGTAGCCGGGGGTGTTCCTCTCTTCAAAGGTTTTCGTGTTGAGGTATAGGTATCTGATGTCCCACCAGCCTTTTCTCCTTGTTGTGTGCCGGAACCGCTGGTAGCCGATTCCTCCGTAGATGTCGCCCCATACCGAAAAGGAGTTGAAAAGGTCTGTGACGAACCTGTAGCCGAGCCTTCCTATCAGCTCCCTGCCCCTCTTTCTGCACCCGGTTCTCGGGTCGAGCCCCTCTACAAAGGAGCCGTCTACGAAGAGGTAGGTCTCTCCTATAAAGGTGGTGGTTTTGGAGGAAGCGGTTTCTGCCCTCTTTTCCTCTTCTGTAGGTTGCTTCAGCGGTTGCGGAAGTTTGGGCTCAGTTACCTTTATCTGCGACTTTACCTTTTCGAACTCCTCCTCCCACTTGAAGGAGAGGGGAGAGGTGGAAGGTTTGCCGGGTTTTTCCGGAATTCCCTTTTCGGTAGCTGTTTCCCTTGTTTCTATTTTGTTTGCCCTTTTCTCCGTTTCGGTTCGGGCGGGGAAGACCCACCTTTGCGGTTTATAGTAACAGTCCCTTAAGAAGGCGCTGGGGAAGAGCTGTTTAACTTCGGATAGGGCGCTCTTTGCCTTCTTAAAGTCTTTCCAAAAGCCCACTCTCACCGTGTACATGTGGCCGATTTTCTCTACCCTTACTTGGGGGAATTGGTTTTGAAGCTCTTTTGCCTCTTCTATTAGAAGGTCCAGGTTCCCGGGAGACGATGCTACCTGAATACAGTAGTATTCGTCCTCCTCAAGCCCGAAGGCCGTTGCCGGTAGAAGGAGAAAGAGAGCGGCTATATTAATGAACTTCCTCACCGAAGTACCTCCTCTTAATTCTGGAAAGTTCGGCCTCGATGTCTACCTGTTTGTCTTTCGGTCTGAGTTGGTTCATCTTCGAGAGGATATCCGCTATTTCCGGTTTAACCTCCTCAAAGTCGGACTTCCCGGTCATTTTGAGCTTGAGCCGCCATACTTTCGAGACGGTAAGCTTCTTTTCTATGAACCTTATGAGGTCCGGGTTCTGCTCCAGGTACTCGTCTCCGACCTTTTTAAGGACGTTTTCCTCCCAACGGAAGTAGCGGTAGAAGCGAACGTTTTTTCTCTTTATCCTCTTCTCCATACGTGCAAGTTTTTTCTGGAATGCCTTATCTGCTATTCTCTCTGCTTTTGCGTCTAAAACTCCCCAAACTCCTCCAAACTTTGCCTCGAGCTTCCTGAACTTCCTGTAGGAGAGCTTCACCGCCTCTTCCGCTTCCGCTTCCCTTTCGGCCGGTTCAACTCCCCAGACTTTACTCTCCAGGAGCACCCCTTCTCTGATGCGCCTCTGAGCCTCTTTAAAAGCTATCTCAACGTTTTCCTTCTCTTTTCGGTCTTTCAAAATGGGCAGCAGGTAGAGTGAGTAGTAGGCTTTGTTGGAGCCGAGAATGGCCGCCTCCGAGAGGAGAACCTCCCCCTCTTTAAAAAGGGGAGAGCCCTCTTCTGCAAGGGAGAGGGCCGTAAGACCCAGCTCTAAAACTGCATCGGCTTGGCCGTTCTGTGCCGCTTCTATCAGGAGCTTCACCCCCGATGCCAAGGCCGAGCTCTTGAACTCTTTAACGCTGCTTATGCCTTTTTCTACCTGCTCCCTCGCCTCTATAATCCTCATCAGCGCTATCGGTACAAGGGCCTCCCTGTTCCCGGCCTTCAACAGGTTCTGCTCGAGCTTGAGGAAGGCCTCTTTAAACTCCGGAACCGTTTCCCTTATAAGGCTGGGGTCCCCGATTCCCGGAACTATTACCGGGCGGGAGTTTTGGTACTTCAAAATCTCCTCGGTGTAAGGGGTTAAATCCCCGCTGAAGATGAAGGGGCTCGCCTTAAAGCCGTTTTTGTATATGGCTATTCCGCCGAAAAACGTTTTTATGGCGCTTTTTAGGTTGTCTTCGTAGCTGTTGCCCTGTGTCCAGGCCGAGGCCGCAAGGTGGAAGGGGTCCCTGTATAAGTTTCTGTAACTCTGGTAGAGGATGTTTATAACCGAAACCTCCGTCCCTGAGCCCAGATTCCTCCTTATCCGGTTGTTCATCACCTGGGCATTGAGGCTGTTCCTCACGTAAACCCCGTAGGCTCCGTTCCTCATAATAAAGTTCTTCTCTATGAACACGTTGTCGCTTTCAAGGAGGGAAACCCCTCCGAGCCTGTTCCCCAGCAGAACGTTCCCCTCTATAAGGGCAGACGAGCGCCTATCCATCATCACGCCCGCTCCGTGGTTGCCCATGCAGAGGTTTCTAAAGATTTTTCCCGTAACGTACCTGGAGAAGACGATTCCGTGGGCTTTGTGGGCCCCCTCTATGAGGTTGTAGCCTACGATTAAGTTCCTGCTCCAGTCGTGGGGGTCAACGTTATACTGGAAGTTGTCCCTCAGAATGTTTGCTATCAAAACGGCCCTTTTCGTGTTGTTGGAGTAGAAACCCATGAAGTTATCTTCCAGGTTGTTCCCTACAATGTATGCAACCGGTTTTCTGTGGAGCGTGAAGAGCTCTACAAACTGCGGCGTTTCAAACTCTTTCAGCGGAACCGACAGATTTATGAACAGGTTGGCTATGGGAGAGTGGAAGAGTTTATTCTCCAGCTCCCACTGACTTACCGAAATTCCAAAGGAGGAGAAGAGGCCCCTGTATCCCAGCCCCTTTACCGTTGAGCCTACAACGGTGACTTTTCCTCCCCTTATCGTGAGTATGTGGGGCCTCTGGGGGATTACCCCGTAGAGGTAGTAGGCCTCCTTCGGGATTTTTCCCAGCGGCAGGTACCGGTTCTTCTCTGTATCCCAGGTGAGGACCGTTGAGTTTACTATTTTCAGCTCTCCGGCGTTCATTATGGGGGCGCCGGGGTTAAAAGCAAGCCTAAGGGTTTCTCCCTTTATAAAGAGCTTTGCCTTCTCCCCTATGAACATCGGGGCTTTTAGGGTGTAAGTGTGCCTACTGTTCTTCTCAAGGTAGCGGTTACCCACAATTCTGTGAAGCTCCTCGAGGGTGAAGTTACCCTTCTCGAGGATAACCATCTTAAGGTTCGGGTACTTACTCCACTTGAGAAAGTAGTCTTCAAAGGGAAGGAAGAACATGAACTTCACCGGTACGAGGCTGACCTGATGAACCTTCGTCTTTCTGAAAGGCTTAGACAGCTTTTCGGGGGAGTACCGTTTCCTGACCTCTTCAAACGAGGGGATTGATACTCTCTTTTCCAGTTTT is a window of Thermovibrio ammonificans HB-1 DNA encoding:
- the glp gene encoding molybdopterin molybdotransferase MoeA, translating into MKVTREEALRLILSHVKPVGKEVKTLHECYGRVLGENLFSPEELPNADLSAVDGFAVVSSSCRELPAELKVVETVEAGKEPVAPIGPGEAAFVMTGGIVPEGADAVVRVEDTLQKGSSVVIEKAVKPGQLINYRGSEAKKGEKILSEGELLTPRKVALIAHVGIYTVKVFRRPKVALITTGNEILEPYHSSKPGAARNTNYYLLKGLLESEGVETVYMGTVEDSPEKLKTVIEEAAENADLVVTTGGISKGKFDFVKRAVPELGFKVFFNSTNIRPGRPLLFAVKEGKTLIGLPGYPAATTVNALEFLLPAVRKLAGRSDVENRYIKATAAEKLHSREGRVDFVRVTIHQENGKITVKNAGSQQTANYTSMALCDGLAVVEAHRGEVKAGEQVEVLPLSWP
- a CDS encoding molybdopterin-binding protein, which gives rise to MKRLVKVEEAVGLVLAHDITEVDLERNFKGRAFKKGHVIREEDVEKLKKLGKEHIYVLELSEDEIHEDEAAVMLADALMGENLYRDSQPKEGKVNIYSSVFGLFKVDVEKLIAFNSIGEPSCPTIHSDMYVKPGTKVAAVRIISLVAPRKEVEEAVELAKGGIMKVIPFTEKKAGLIITGNEVYSGRIEDKFYERLKPKLEFFKCQVAKRVILPDDKERIRQKIEEFAQKFDIVILTGGTSVDPDDVTYRALREAGAENFIRGNPIQPGNMLTMGWVKGKPVVAVPAAALFFKATSFDIWLPKLLVGERISKGEVAAKSHGGLCHSCPVCVFPICPFGRP
- a CDS encoding ABC transporter ATP-binding protein → MVEVRVKKRLPKFNLNVSFKSEGLVTVLFAPSGSGKSLTLNCVAGVVKPDSGHIEVNGKVFYSSEEGINLKPQHRRVGFLFQDFALFPHLNVWANVTYGCRRRELANELLKLLQIEHLKEKLPSQLSGGQKQRVALARALAAEPELLLLDEPFSALHAGLKEELHREILRIIREFSLPTLLVTHDIDEAFELGDQVVVMDGGKTLAQGEPREIYLSPGSKRVAEILGHRCFIEATVCEVNGNQTVVKTAGGKRIKCRKGPFKRGEKVLVSVLPFSVALNPAQETNRLELKVKEVKLRRGTTQVTALFEGREVELHLPPSLLPNKLLEPGRVATFYLSPQLLPVLKEEP
- the modB gene encoding molybdate ABC transporter permease subunit; this encodes MGLDPLALFSVKLSLKVAISSTAIVTLLGTPLAYMLATRDFPFKNAVDALITLPLVFPPTVTGYILLLLLGRKGPIGELLYTLFHKGIVFTWYAAVVAAAVASFPIFVKSARAAIEAVDKRLLTVSYTLGKGEVNTFFRIVLPLAKRGIVAAVILSFARALGEFGATLMLAGYIPFKTNTIPLEIYSSVSNGDFERANLLTAVTAAIALVTIYAINRLSNRSKQW
- the modA gene encoding molybdate ABC transporter substrate-binding protein, whose protein sequence is MKRLKLLLSLLLVALWLSDAGAKEVWVFCAMGMRDLAKDAANHFKGRVVFNFSSSGRLAKQIEEGASADVYLSANKRWVEYLKKKGLLVESSIEPVAKTQLVVIVPKDSKIKSLKEAKTIAVGDKSAPVGRYALEALKNLKLYGELKNRLVFAPNVRQVAVWVATGNADAGIVYLSDYLKFKKSVKLLKVLPEKSHSPAIFYGAAVKGGNVKEAEAFLNTLHSLPEREMERFGFRRP